One genomic region from Chlamydia poikilotherma encodes:
- a CDS encoding lipoate--protein ligase family protein, protein MLTNKCIFLNLSGITIFEQLQIEEALLRNCEENICIINSNAPKAVVLGISRHPNEDLHIPELRSDNVPIIKRYSGGGTVFIDENSLFVTWIMNSFESMANSHDLMQWSYDIYAPIFPKAFSINENDYTLGEKKIAGNAQYIQKSRWVHHSTFLWDMDIDKLKRYLPIPQKQPSYRKQRLHQDFLTTIRPWFSTKESFFDKLKASAGSIFLWGTLSKNELKDILKKPHRKSTTLL, encoded by the coding sequence ATGCTCACCAATAAATGTATTTTCTTAAATCTATCCGGAATAACTATCTTTGAGCAATTACAAATAGAAGAAGCTCTTCTACGCAACTGCGAAGAAAATATCTGTATTATTAATTCTAACGCACCGAAAGCAGTCGTCCTCGGCATTTCAAGACATCCAAACGAAGACCTTCATATCCCTGAATTGCGATCTGATAATGTTCCCATAATTAAACGTTACAGTGGTGGTGGGACAGTATTTATTGATGAAAATAGTTTGTTTGTAACTTGGATTATGAATTCTTTCGAATCCATGGCCAATTCTCACGATTTGATGCAATGGTCTTATGACATTTATGCACCTATCTTCCCCAAGGCTTTTTCTATTAATGAAAATGATTATACTTTAGGTGAGAAAAAAATCGCAGGAAATGCTCAATATATCCAAAAGTCCCGTTGGGTACATCACTCAACATTTCTATGGGATATGGATATAGACAAACTTAAACGTTATCTACCAATACCCCAAAAACAACCTTCATATAGAAAACAACGTTTACACCAAGATTTTCTAACGACCATTCGTCCTTGGTTTTCCACTAAAGAAAGCTTTTTTGATAAATTAAAAGCATCTGCGGGTAGTATTTTTCTTTGGGGAACTCTTTCAAAAAATGAACTGAAAGATATTTTGAAAAAGCCTCACAGAAAATCAACAACGTTATTATGA
- the polA gene encoding DNA polymerase I produces the protein MRKIFILDASGFVFRAYFALPDMKNSSGEGTQAVFGFIRSINKLIKEFSPDHMVAVFDGPNNKQSRREIYADYKSNREQKEENLYQQIPVVKEYCSLLGLTYLEVEGVEADDVIASAAKQAVLEGYEVCICTADKDLLQLVGSNVIVLNPWKDQSEIDHNRVIDIYGIPPTGIPDYLALVGDTSDNIPGVSGCGPKKATTLLQKYHSVEGILENLDELTGSTHKMLSEQKDILLLSKDLAVLNDKIPLPIAIDALKFPLREVPQEEMNTFYMRQGFKTLVQQVEEESNVDVVVINNSKKLSQELSHLRGKSVAFSVGYKGSFLPSLTLMGVALACDDAVYYVDIENALDDLLTPLKDFFRREDTEFYGYNIKRDNHALKNAGIHVNHIALDLALAEHLINGGAKISYQTLLVDHGLVSAAGRYGKEWGQLSLPILKSPVNPAQYFGEFVSHLPRIKKSLLEELKIKKVEDLFFNMEMPLEKVLFTIERNGMPLDVEDLQELERILSEELAILTDDIYTLAGTPFNIKSPKQLSDILYNKLGLTPLDKARSTKAEVLEALSGEHEIIEKILAFRAVEKLLSTYVKALPRQVDPHTSRIHPTFNQMGTVTGRLACQDPNLQNIPIRSERGRLLRKAFCDTHQNNYFLSADYSQIELRFLAHLSQDESLKLAFESREDVHTFTASQVFHVPLEEVTKQQRMQAKTVNFGIIYGQQAYGLSKILKISVSEAQKLIDAYFDRYPEVARFINETVSQACENLRVKTLLGRERIIDNWTEFSNSRAASGRLAVNTRIQGSAAELIKLAMLQLFDALEKRKLRSRMLLQIHDELIFEVPEDEKEEMQTLVRDIMESAMILSVPLVVNILIGKNWAEC, from the coding sequence ATGAGAAAGATCTTTATTTTAGATGCTTCAGGATTTGTTTTCAGAGCATATTTTGCTCTCCCAGATATGAAAAATTCTTCTGGAGAAGGAACGCAGGCAGTTTTTGGCTTTATTCGTTCTATTAATAAATTAATCAAAGAATTCTCTCCAGATCATATGGTAGCCGTATTTGACGGACCAAATAATAAACAAAGTCGTAGAGAGATTTATGCTGATTATAAAAGTAATCGAGAACAGAAAGAAGAAAATCTCTATCAACAAATTCCTGTAGTTAAAGAATATTGCAGTTTACTTGGCCTGACTTATCTAGAAGTAGAGGGAGTTGAGGCGGATGATGTAATAGCTAGTGCCGCAAAGCAAGCAGTATTAGAAGGATACGAAGTTTGTATATGTACTGCGGACAAAGATTTACTCCAACTGGTTGGCTCTAATGTTATTGTTCTGAATCCATGGAAGGATCAATCAGAAATTGATCACAATCGTGTTATAGATATTTACGGCATTCCTCCAACTGGAATACCAGATTATCTAGCCCTCGTTGGAGATACTTCTGATAATATTCCTGGCGTATCTGGTTGTGGGCCTAAGAAAGCAACAACCCTGCTACAAAAGTATCATTCTGTAGAAGGCATTTTAGAAAATCTTGATGAGTTAACAGGATCTACTCATAAGATGCTCTCAGAACAAAAAGATATTTTATTGTTAAGCAAAGATCTTGCTGTATTAAACGATAAAATACCTCTTCCTATAGCAATAGATGCATTAAAGTTTCCTCTCCGTGAAGTCCCTCAGGAAGAAATGAATACGTTTTATATGCGACAAGGTTTTAAAACTTTAGTTCAGCAGGTTGAGGAAGAGTCTAATGTAGATGTTGTTGTAATCAATAATAGTAAAAAGTTGTCCCAAGAGCTCTCTCATTTGCGTGGAAAAAGCGTAGCTTTTTCTGTTGGATATAAGGGGAGTTTTCTCCCATCTCTAACTTTAATGGGAGTCGCTTTAGCCTGTGATGACGCTGTTTATTACGTTGATATAGAAAACGCTTTAGACGATCTTCTTACCCCATTAAAAGATTTCTTTAGAAGAGAAGATACCGAATTCTATGGTTACAACATAAAAAGAGATAATCATGCATTGAAGAATGCGGGCATCCATGTGAATCATATAGCTCTTGATTTAGCTCTAGCAGAACACTTGATCAATGGAGGAGCGAAAATCTCGTATCAAACGCTTCTTGTTGATCACGGATTAGTTAGTGCTGCAGGTAGATATGGAAAGGAATGGGGGCAGTTAAGTTTGCCCATACTAAAGTCCCCTGTCAATCCTGCTCAATATTTTGGAGAATTTGTTTCTCATTTGCCTAGAATAAAAAAATCTTTATTAGAAGAGTTGAAAATAAAAAAAGTAGAAGATCTTTTTTTCAACATGGAAATGCCTTTAGAGAAGGTTCTTTTCACTATTGAAAGAAACGGAATGCCTTTAGATGTTGAAGATCTGCAAGAGCTAGAAAGGATTTTATCAGAAGAATTAGCTATTCTTACCGATGATATCTATACCCTAGCCGGAACCCCTTTTAATATTAAATCTCCTAAGCAGTTGTCAGACATCTTATATAATAAACTCGGTTTGACACCTTTGGACAAGGCTCGCTCTACTAAAGCAGAAGTTTTGGAAGCTTTATCAGGGGAACATGAAATTATTGAGAAAATTTTAGCGTTTAGGGCTGTTGAGAAATTGCTTTCTACCTATGTGAAAGCCCTTCCTAGACAAGTAGACCCTCATACCTCTAGAATTCATCCTACATTTAATCAAATGGGAACAGTCACAGGTAGACTGGCTTGTCAGGATCCAAATCTACAAAATATCCCCATACGTTCTGAGCGAGGCAGATTACTAAGAAAGGCTTTCTGCGATACTCATCAGAATAATTATTTTTTATCTGCAGATTATTCTCAAATTGAGTTAAGATTTCTTGCACATTTGAGCCAAGATGAGTCGTTGAAGTTGGCCTTTGAGTCGCGGGAAGATGTACATACGTTTACTGCCTCTCAGGTATTTCATGTGCCGTTAGAAGAAGTTACCAAACAGCAGCGCATGCAAGCAAAGACTGTAAATTTCGGTATTATCTATGGGCAACAAGCTTATGGATTGTCAAAGATTTTAAAAATCAGTGTTTCAGAAGCTCAAAAGTTAATAGATGCATACTTTGATCGTTATCCTGAAGTAGCTCGTTTTATTAATGAAACGGTGAGTCAAGCTTGTGAAAATTTACGAGTAAAGACATTGCTGGGTAGGGAAAGGATAATAGATAATTGGACAGAGTTTTCAAACTCTCGTGCTGCTTCAGGCCGTCTTGCTGTTAATACCCGCATACAGGGTAGCGCTGCTGAATTGATCAAGTTGGCAATGCTGCAACTTTTTGATGCGTTAGAAAAACGCAAATTGAGAAGCCGAATGTTATTGCAGATACATGACGAATTGATTTTTGAAGTTCCTGAGGATGAAAAAGAAGAAATGCAAACTTTAGTGCGTGATATAATGGAATCTGCAATGATTTTATCTGTCCCATTAGTTGTGAATATCTTAATTGGAAAAAATTGGGCAGAATGTTAG
- the dnaB gene encoding replicative DNA helicase produces MSTQTEQIPAPTLPSPPNSKESEMIVLGCMLTGVNYLNLAANQLNEDDFYYLEHKIIFRVLQDAFKHDKPIDVHLAGEELKRRNHLTVIGGPSYLITLADFAGTAAYIEEYIQIILSKSILRKMIQTAKEIEKKATEEPKDVAVALDEAQNALFKISQTTSLTQYVLVADKLQGLVSAQEKPFLIQLQEKQEFFQQHAQSGDALPISGIPTHFIDLDKMVNGFSQSNLMILAARPAMGKTALALNIAENMCFQSQLPIGIFSLEMTVDQLIHRIICSRSEVESRKINVGDLSGQDFQRIVSVVNEMQQHTLLIDDQPGLKVTDLRARARRMKESYDIQFLIIDYLQLLSGSGTLRSAESRQTEISEISRMLKTLARELNIPILCLSQLSRKVEDRANHRPMMSDLRESGSIEQDSDLVMFLLRREYYDPNDKPGTAELIVAKNRHGSIGSVPLVFEKELARFRNYAAFEFNG; encoded by the coding sequence ATGTCGACTCAAACAGAACAAATTCCCGCTCCCACACTACCAAGTCCGCCTAATTCTAAAGAATCGGAAATGATTGTTCTCGGGTGTATGTTAACAGGAGTTAATTATCTTAACTTAGCAGCCAACCAGCTTAACGAAGATGATTTTTACTATCTCGAACATAAAATCATTTTCCGAGTCCTCCAGGATGCTTTTAAACACGATAAACCTATAGATGTACATCTTGCAGGAGAAGAACTTAAAAGAAGAAATCACCTTACAGTAATCGGAGGTCCTAGTTATTTAATTACCTTAGCAGATTTTGCAGGAACCGCAGCCTATATTGAAGAGTATATTCAGATCATTCTTTCTAAATCCATCTTAAGAAAAATGATCCAGACAGCTAAAGAAATAGAGAAAAAAGCAACTGAGGAGCCCAAGGACGTTGCCGTTGCTTTAGATGAAGCTCAAAATGCTTTATTTAAAATTAGCCAAACAACCTCCCTCACACAGTACGTTCTCGTTGCCGATAAACTTCAAGGTCTGGTCTCTGCTCAAGAAAAGCCCTTTCTAATACAATTACAAGAAAAACAAGAATTCTTCCAACAACACGCACAAAGTGGTGATGCTTTACCTATTTCAGGCATTCCGACGCATTTCATTGATTTGGATAAAATGGTTAATGGTTTTTCCCAATCCAACTTAATGATTCTTGCAGCCCGACCTGCCATGGGGAAAACTGCTCTTGCTTTAAATATCGCAGAAAATATGTGCTTTCAAAGTCAACTTCCTATAGGAATTTTTTCTTTAGAGATGACCGTCGATCAACTAATTCATAGGATCATATGTTCTCGATCTGAAGTGGAATCTAGAAAAATTAATGTGGGGGATTTATCTGGACAAGACTTTCAACGTATTGTTTCTGTTGTAAATGAAATGCAGCAACATACTTTACTTATAGATGATCAGCCTGGATTAAAAGTGACTGATCTTAGAGCTCGAGCGAGAAGAATGAAGGAAAGTTACGACATTCAATTTCTGATTATCGATTATTTACAACTTCTTTCAGGTTCAGGAACATTACGTTCTGCAGAAAGTCGTCAAACAGAAATTTCAGAAATTTCAAGAATGCTGAAAACTTTGGCTAGAGAGTTAAATATTCCTATTCTTTGTTTATCACAGCTATCTAGAAAAGTGGAGGATAGAGCCAATCATAGACCTATGATGAGTGATCTTAGGGAAAGTGGAAGTATAGAACAAGATTCCGACTTAGTCATGTTTCTATTACGTAGAGAATATTACGATCCAAATGACAAACCTGGAACAGCAGAACTTATAGTCGCTAAAAACCGTCATGGATCTATAGGTTCTGTTCCTTTAGTTTTTGAAAAAGAACTTGCGCGATTCAGAAATTATGCAGCTTTTGAATTCAATGGTTAG
- a CDS encoding S49 family peptidase, translated as MKTFWHFLSKGFLSILGLSLGVVLAFFVTLMLVVSTSGMNDSQFVNMPDAKGEVKDLGKEAPIIAVLEMKDVISSSKHTAKIIQEAITTLDSTPYKDRVKGIIIDMDCPGGEVFEIARIYSTIQFWKQRTNCPVYVFVNGLCASGGYYVACVADKIYSTPSSLIGSVGVLSGPYFNIKEGLSRYGVQSDLLTAGKDKAPMNPYTDWTTKDREIRQEIIDYLYGQFVDIVATNRPLLTKDKLISVLGARLYSPEKALEEGYIDVVNVTKQQVLQDLVADCKIENNYRVIGLGSDGWLKKVMSSITNSPLITGKIQHELLPNLDNSTSTFYYLES; from the coding sequence ATGAAAACGTTTTGGCATTTTTTGTCTAAAGGCTTCCTATCAATTCTAGGTTTATCTCTTGGAGTAGTTCTTGCCTTCTTTGTTACTTTGATGTTGGTTGTCTCTACCTCTGGAATGAATGACTCTCAATTTGTGAATATGCCTGATGCTAAGGGTGAGGTAAAAGATCTAGGGAAAGAGGCGCCAATTATCGCTGTATTAGAAATGAAGGATGTTATTTCTTCTAGCAAACATACGGCAAAAATTATTCAAGAAGCCATTACAACACTAGATTCCACACCTTATAAAGATAGGGTGAAGGGCATAATTATTGATATGGATTGTCCTGGAGGAGAAGTGTTTGAAATTGCTCGTATATACTCAACGATTCAGTTCTGGAAACAACGTACTAATTGTCCTGTTTATGTTTTTGTGAATGGTCTTTGTGCTTCTGGTGGATATTATGTTGCCTGTGTTGCGGATAAAATTTATTCCACACCCTCTTCTTTGATAGGCTCTGTAGGAGTGCTTTCTGGACCATATTTTAATATAAAAGAAGGTTTATCTCGTTATGGAGTGCAAAGCGATTTACTTACAGCTGGAAAAGATAAAGCTCCTATGAATCCTTATACAGATTGGACAACTAAAGATCGTGAAATTCGACAAGAGATAATTGATTATCTTTATGGTCAATTTGTTGATATCGTTGCAACGAATCGTCCATTATTAACTAAAGATAAATTAATTAGTGTTTTAGGGGCACGTTTATATTCACCTGAAAAAGCCTTAGAAGAAGGTTATATCGATGTTGTAAATGTAACTAAACAACAAGTGCTTCAAGATTTAGTTGCTGATTGCAAAATTGAAAATAACTACCGTGTAATCGGTTTGGGAAGTGATGGTTGGTTGAAAAAAGTTATGTCGTCAATAACTAATAGCCCGTTAATCACAGGAAAAATTCAACATGAATTGCTTCCTAATCTAGATAATTCCACAAGTACATTTTACTACTTGGAGTCATGA
- the mnmG gene encoding tRNA uridine-5-carboxymethylaminomethyl(34) synthesis enzyme MnmG: MWTHPINYDVIVVGAGHAGCEAAFCSAKMGASVLILTSNLDTIAKLSCNPAVGGIGKGHIVREIDALGGIMAEVTDQSGIQFRILNQTKGPAVRAPRAQVDKQMYHIHMKRLLEGTSGLHIMQGTVESLLDNESVIQGVTTKEGIVYLAKTVILSSGTFMRGLIHIGDLNFPGGRLGDPAATGLSAALKERGFPISRLKTGTPPRLLASSIDFSVTEEQPGDPGVGFVHRDEPFIPPLPQVSCYITHTTQKTKDIIAANIGRSALYGGRIEGIGPRYCPSIEDKIVKFADKERHHIFIEPEGINTQEVYVNGLSTSMPFDVQYDMIRSVRGLENSVITRPAYAIEYDYVHGNVIYPTLESKIIEGLFLCGQINGTTGYEEAAAQGLIAGINAVNKVLGRPVFIPSRQESYIGVMLDDLTTQVLDEPYRMFTGRAEHRLLLRQDNACLRLSHYGRDLGLLSQERYEIFENQKQIIEEEKLRLSKTFKKYGNSVVSLAKALCRPEVSYDILKETFPNDVRDLGSTLNASLEMEIKYAGYIDRQKSLIHSLSKSENMAIPDNIDYQNISSLSLEAREKLAKFTPRTIGSASRISGIACADIQVLMVAIKKHAHQ, translated from the coding sequence ATGTGGACTCACCCAATTAATTACGATGTTATTGTAGTTGGTGCTGGCCACGCAGGTTGCGAGGCTGCATTTTGTTCTGCAAAAATGGGAGCCTCCGTACTAATCTTAACTTCAAACTTAGACACCATTGCTAAGTTAAGCTGTAATCCTGCCGTCGGTGGTATCGGTAAGGGGCATATTGTTCGAGAAATCGATGCCCTAGGCGGTATCATGGCGGAGGTTACTGATCAGTCTGGAATACAATTTCGTATCTTAAATCAGACCAAGGGTCCTGCTGTTCGTGCTCCAAGAGCTCAAGTTGATAAGCAAATGTATCATATTCATATGAAACGCTTATTAGAGGGCACCTCGGGCTTGCATATCATGCAGGGGACGGTTGAATCTTTATTAGACAATGAAAGTGTCATCCAGGGTGTTACAACAAAAGAAGGAATCGTTTATTTAGCAAAGACGGTTATTTTATCTTCTGGGACGTTCATGCGCGGCTTAATTCATATTGGGGACCTTAATTTCCCCGGTGGACGTCTTGGGGATCCTGCGGCAACAGGGTTATCAGCAGCTCTAAAAGAGCGTGGTTTCCCAATTAGTAGATTAAAAACGGGTACTCCTCCCCGCTTATTAGCTTCTTCCATTGATTTTTCTGTAACAGAAGAGCAACCTGGAGATCCGGGTGTAGGATTTGTTCATAGAGACGAACCTTTTATCCCCCCCCTACCTCAGGTATCTTGTTATATCACTCACACTACCCAGAAAACCAAAGACATCATTGCAGCTAATATTGGCCGCTCAGCTTTGTATGGAGGCCGTATTGAGGGTATAGGACCTCGATATTGTCCATCTATTGAAGATAAAATTGTTAAATTTGCAGACAAAGAACGTCACCATATCTTCATAGAACCAGAAGGAATTAATACTCAGGAAGTTTATGTTAATGGTTTATCCACATCCATGCCCTTTGATGTGCAATATGACATGATCCGTTCGGTTCGGGGATTAGAAAATTCGGTTATTACCCGGCCTGCTTATGCTATTGAATACGATTATGTTCATGGAAATGTCATCTATCCCACTTTAGAAAGTAAAATTATAGAGGGTCTATTTCTATGTGGGCAAATCAATGGCACAACAGGATATGAAGAAGCTGCTGCTCAAGGTCTTATTGCAGGAATCAATGCAGTAAATAAAGTACTTGGAAGACCTGTATTTATTCCATCAAGGCAAGAGTCGTATATTGGCGTGATGCTAGACGATCTCACCACTCAAGTATTAGATGAGCCTTATCGTATGTTTACAGGGAGAGCAGAACATCGTCTGCTCTTAAGGCAGGATAACGCTTGCTTACGCTTATCCCACTATGGTCGTGATTTAGGTCTGCTAAGTCAAGAACGTTACGAAATCTTTGAAAATCAAAAGCAAATTATAGAAGAAGAAAAACTTCGTTTAAGTAAGACCTTCAAAAAGTACGGAAATTCTGTTGTTTCTCTAGCAAAGGCTTTATGCCGTCCGGAAGTATCTTACGATATTTTAAAGGAAACGTTCCCTAATGACGTACGCGATCTCGGCTCAACACTTAATGCCTCATTAGAAATGGAAATTAAGTATGCAGGGTATATAGATCGTCAGAAATCTTTGATTCATAGTCTATCAAAATCAGAGAACATGGCTATTCCCGACAACATAGATTATCAAAATATTTCCTCATTAAGTTTAGAGGCTAGAGAAAAACTAGCTAAATTTACCCCAAGAACTATAGGGTCTGCTTCAAGGATATCAGGAATCGCTTGCGCCGATATCCAAGTATTGATGGTTGCTATAAAAAAACATGCTCACCAATAA
- a CDS encoding CDP-alcohol phosphatidyltransferase family protein gives MRQFCNLLSLSRIWLALFFYQEKIHLRLLVILGAMASDVLDGYLARRYKATSRFGSMLDPLTDKFFVFVCVAILYWERSLSPEHLLLIFARDIFLVLFAIYLSIVRGWKGYDYRALFFGKIFTVVQFIILLGVTAGVHIPVIGLMPLIILGFLYFLERVIDYRKQCLD, from the coding sequence ATGAGACAATTTTGTAATTTACTTTCTCTATCACGTATATGGCTAGCCTTATTCTTTTACCAAGAAAAGATTCACCTGCGTCTGTTGGTCATTTTAGGCGCCATGGCTAGTGATGTTTTAGATGGCTATCTTGCGCGCCGTTATAAAGCAACTAGTCGTTTTGGTTCTATGCTGGACCCTCTTACTGATAAGTTCTTTGTTTTTGTTTGTGTTGCTATCTTGTACTGGGAGAGATCCTTATCTCCCGAGCACCTCCTGCTTATTTTTGCTAGAGACATTTTCCTTGTGCTTTTTGCCATCTACCTCTCTATTGTTAGGGGATGGAAGGGCTACGATTACCGAGCTCTGTTCTTTGGAAAGATCTTTACAGTGGTTCAATTTATTATTTTGCTCGGAGTCACTGCAGGTGTGCACATCCCTGTAATTGGGTTAATGCCGTTAATTATTCTTGGATTTCTCTATTTCTTAGAGAGAGTGATAGATTACAGAAAACAGTGCCTCGATTAA
- the npt2 gene encoding NTP/H+ exchange transporter Npt2, whose protein sequence is MQSSEMKPFSRLRAYFCPIYRSEFPKFIPLFWLAFFVGFNYCLLKSMKDTLVVVGSDAGAEVIPFLKVWGIVPGAVIVTMIYGWLSNRCPRDTVFYSFIGTFLGFFFLFAVVIYPMGDALHLHSFADRLQELLPQGLRGFIVMIRYWSYSLYYVMSELWSSVILSTLFWGLANEVTSVKEAGRFYALINTGLNLSSVFAGEISYWMGKHSLFVYPFVKDKWHEVMMNLTILIVLAGLCMIWLYRKVHFLTQHTYNFSTAFSSSESSREELPQVEESVASVKAKKKTKTKAKSLFLYLIRSRYLLGLAVIVLSYNLVIHLFEVVWKDQVSQIYSSHVEFNSYMSRITTLIGIVSVCAALFLTGQSIRKWGWTVGALTTPIVMLVTGVLFFGAVFAVKRDIMIFGGFFNMAPLAIAAWIGGMQNVFSRAAKFTFFDQTKEMAFIPLPNDEKNFGKAAIDGVVSRIGKSGGSLVYQGLLIIFSSVAASLNVIAVVLLLIMVVWIAVVAFIGREYNIKEAAAVAESLEADRVASEVAMNRTAVEKSSKEEVATL, encoded by the coding sequence ATGCAGTCATCAGAGATGAAACCCTTTTCAAGACTGCGGGCGTACTTCTGCCCCATATATCGATCAGAATTCCCAAAATTTATTCCTCTTTTCTGGCTAGCCTTTTTCGTGGGATTTAATTATTGCCTCCTAAAAAGTATGAAAGATACTTTAGTGGTGGTAGGGTCTGATGCGGGTGCGGAAGTTATACCGTTCTTGAAAGTCTGGGGAATAGTTCCTGGAGCCGTTATCGTTACTATGATCTACGGTTGGTTAAGTAATCGGTGTCCTAGAGACACCGTTTTTTATTCCTTTATAGGTACTTTTCTCGGTTTCTTTTTCTTATTTGCCGTAGTAATTTACCCTATGGGGGATGCCCTACACTTGCATTCTTTTGCAGATAGGCTACAAGAATTGCTGCCACAGGGCTTACGTGGATTTATTGTAATGATCCGTTATTGGAGCTACAGTCTATACTATGTAATGTCAGAACTATGGAGTTCGGTGATTCTTTCAACCCTTTTTTGGGGGTTGGCTAACGAAGTGACTAGTGTAAAGGAAGCTGGAAGATTTTACGCCTTAATTAATACGGGGCTAAACCTTTCTTCCGTATTTGCTGGTGAAATTTCCTATTGGATGGGTAAGCATTCTCTTTTTGTTTATCCCTTTGTTAAGGATAAATGGCACGAGGTTATGATGAACCTCACCATTTTAATCGTTCTGGCTGGATTGTGTATGATTTGGCTATATAGAAAAGTTCACTTCCTTACACAACATACCTATAATTTCTCTACAGCGTTTTCTTCCTCCGAATCTTCTCGTGAGGAGTTGCCTCAAGTTGAGGAGAGTGTGGCTAGTGTAAAAGCAAAGAAAAAGACAAAGACTAAGGCAAAAAGCCTTTTTCTTTACCTCATTCGTTCTCGGTATTTACTAGGTCTCGCCGTTATAGTTTTATCCTATAACCTTGTTATCCACTTATTCGAAGTGGTTTGGAAAGATCAAGTTAGTCAGATTTATAGCTCCCATGTTGAATTCAACAGCTATATGAGTAGGATCACAACATTAATAGGAATTGTCTCCGTTTGCGCAGCTCTTTTCCTTACCGGGCAAAGTATTCGGAAATGGGGTTGGACGGTAGGTGCATTAACTACCCCAATTGTTATGTTGGTAACGGGTGTACTATTCTTTGGTGCTGTATTTGCTGTAAAAAGAGATATCATGATTTTTGGCGGCTTTTTCAATATGGCTCCTTTGGCCATAGCAGCTTGGATAGGCGGGATGCAAAATGTGTTCTCTCGCGCGGCTAAATTTACATTCTTTGATCAGACTAAAGAAATGGCGTTTATTCCTTTACCTAATGACGAGAAGAACTTTGGTAAGGCTGCCATTGACGGTGTGGTATCTCGGATAGGTAAATCAGGAGGTTCCTTAGTTTATCAAGGGTTATTGATTATCTTCTCATCTGTTGCTGCTAGTCTTAATGTGATAGCTGTAGTACTTCTTTTAATAATGGTAGTTTGGATAGCTGTTGTTGCTTTCATAGGAAGGGAGTACAACATAAAAGAAGCTGCTGCCGTTGCTGAGAGTTTGGAAGCAGATCGAGTTGCATCAGAAGTAGCTATGAACAGGACTGCTGTGGAAAAATCCAGCAAAGAAGAAGTGGCTACCCTATAG
- a CDS encoding AURKAIP1/COX24 domain-containing protein, whose protein sequence is MSSVKKKRRLKIAKHKRNKRRRRDRHKNK, encoded by the coding sequence ATGTCATCTGTTAAGAAAAAACGAAGACTTAAAATCGCTAAACATAAGCGCAATAAAAGACGCCGAAGAGACCGTCATAAAAATAAATAA
- the ndk gene encoding nucleoside-diphosphate kinase gives MEQTLSIIKPDSVGKAHIGEIVAIFEKSGFRIAAMKMMHLSVKEAEGFYAVHKSRPFFQELVDFMISGPVVVMVLEGDNAVVRNREIMGATNPQEAAQGTIRAQFGESIGINAVHGSDSLENAAIEVSYFFSKIEIVNSAK, from the coding sequence ATGGAACAAACGCTATCAATTATCAAACCTGATTCTGTCGGCAAGGCTCACATTGGAGAGATTGTTGCAATCTTTGAAAAATCAGGATTTCGTATAGCTGCTATGAAAATGATGCATTTATCAGTAAAAGAAGCTGAAGGTTTTTATGCTGTTCATAAATCGCGGCCATTTTTTCAAGAGCTTGTAGATTTTATGATTTCGGGTCCAGTTGTTGTTATGGTCCTCGAAGGTGATAATGCTGTAGTTCGTAACCGAGAAATTATGGGAGCTACAAATCCTCAAGAAGCTGCTCAGGGGACTATTCGTGCTCAGTTCGGTGAATCTATAGGAATTAATGCGGTACACGGATCTGATAGTTTAGAAAATGCGGCTATAGAAGTTAGCTATTTTTTCAGCAAAATCGAAATAGTTAACTCGGCCAAATAG